From Virgibacillus natechei, the proteins below share one genomic window:
- the hpt gene encoding hypoxanthine phosphoribosyltransferase, whose protein sequence is MYNDIKEILISEDEIAKKCKELGQELKEEYDGKFPLAIGVLKGAMPFMSDVLRQIDTHLEMDFMDVSSYGSGTRSSGEVKIVKDLDTQVEGRDLLIIEDIIDSGLTLSYLVDLFKYRKANSIKIVTLLDKPSGRSAAIKADVVGFEVPNEFVVGYGLDYDEKYRNLPYIGILKPEIYGG, encoded by the coding sequence ATGTATAATGATATTAAGGAAATATTAATATCAGAAGACGAAATTGCAAAAAAGTGCAAGGAACTTGGACAGGAACTAAAAGAGGAGTATGATGGGAAGTTTCCATTAGCCATTGGTGTATTAAAGGGTGCGATGCCTTTTATGTCTGATGTATTACGCCAGATTGATACGCATTTAGAAATGGACTTTATGGATGTTTCAAGCTATGGAAGCGGAACACGCTCTTCAGGTGAAGTGAAAATAGTGAAAGATCTGGATACACAGGTAGAGGGCCGTGACCTATTGATAATCGAAGATATTATTGATAGTGGGCTGACATTAAGTTACCTGGTTGATCTATTTAAATACCGTAAAGCAAATTCCATTAAAATTGTGACGTTACTTGATAAACCATCAGGGAGATCGGCTGCTATTAAAGCAGATGTTGTTGGATTTGAAGTTCCGAATGAGTTTGTTGTAGGTTATGGATTGGATTATGACGAGAAATATCGTAATTTGCCTTATATTGGAATATTGAAACCAGAGATTTATGGTGGATAA
- the tilS gene encoding tRNA lysidine(34) synthetase TilS: protein MKRNVMTFINKHQLLTKESTVLVGVSGGPDSMALLHFLHSIREEWNLKLIAISIDHQLRADSSTADLLYVRKMCGNWGIACVGASLDVPSYKQDNRVGTQVAAREMRYQYFAEQMEKYQADYLALGHHGDDQVETMLMGLSRSANSSALAGIPITRRFATGAIIRPLLRVTKEEIETYCQTHNIMPRIDPTNYETNYTRNFFRKNVLPLLKEKNRNIHTTVQHLSETLQQDENYMRDEAEKVLHETVKLDPDIKKATIKIDMFHTHPDALQRRTFHLILNYLYNRPPKDLSYIHEEQFFALLRSDKGKLRMDFPSGLKLEKSYEKIMFYFSSQHTYNPSYHKTLEIPGRLDLPDGSTIVSLYNDNYQEQDEYSYFCNVDQIALPLHIRSRHEGDRMRWKGLEGSKKLKDIFIDAKIPQSERDKWPILTDDNGEILWLIGLKKGQPKHHTKNNTSYIQIIYEKGDM from the coding sequence ATGAAGCGTAATGTAATGACATTTATAAATAAGCATCAGTTATTGACAAAGGAATCAACGGTATTGGTTGGGGTTTCCGGTGGCCCTGATTCGATGGCTCTCCTCCATTTTCTTCATTCTATACGCGAGGAATGGAATTTGAAACTTATTGCGATTTCAATCGACCATCAACTCAGAGCGGACTCGTCTACTGCAGATCTTCTGTATGTTCGCAAGATGTGTGGTAATTGGGGTATAGCGTGCGTGGGGGCTTCTTTAGATGTTCCATCGTATAAACAGGACAATCGTGTTGGAACTCAAGTTGCTGCACGCGAGATGCGTTATCAATATTTTGCAGAGCAAATGGAGAAGTATCAGGCTGATTATCTGGCGCTTGGCCATCATGGTGATGATCAAGTGGAAACGATGTTAATGGGATTGTCCCGATCTGCAAACTCAAGTGCATTAGCAGGTATACCGATTACACGGCGCTTTGCTACAGGGGCTATAATCCGCCCGTTACTCCGGGTTACGAAGGAAGAGATAGAAACCTATTGTCAGACGCATAACATTATGCCTAGAATCGATCCAACCAATTATGAAACGAACTATACGAGGAATTTTTTTCGAAAAAACGTACTTCCACTACTAAAAGAAAAAAATAGAAATATACATACTACAGTACAACACCTAAGTGAAACCCTTCAACAAGATGAGAATTATATGAGGGATGAGGCAGAAAAAGTGTTGCACGAAACGGTAAAATTAGACCCGGATATCAAAAAAGCAACAATCAAAATCGATATGTTTCATACACACCCCGATGCTTTACAAAGAAGGACGTTTCATCTAATATTGAACTATCTGTATAATAGGCCACCCAAGGATTTATCTTATATTCATGAGGAGCAATTTTTTGCGTTATTACGAAGCGATAAAGGGAAACTTCGAATGGACTTTCCATCTGGTTTGAAATTAGAGAAATCATATGAAAAGATCATGTTTTATTTCTCAAGTCAACATACCTACAATCCTTCTTATCACAAGACGCTGGAAATTCCCGGACGTTTAGATTTGCCAGATGGTTCAACCATTGTTAGTTTATATAATGATAATTATCAGGAGCAAGATGAGTATTCCTATTTTTGTAATGTTGACCAAATTGCGCTACCGTTACATATCCGATCTCGTCATGAAGGAGACAGGATGCGCTGGAAGGGTTTAGAAGGAAGTAAAAAGTTAAAAGATATTTTTATCGATGCGAAGATACCACAAAGCGAACGTGATAAATGGCCGATCCTAACCGATGATAACGGAGAAATCCTATGGCTTATTGGATTAAAAAAAGGACAACCTAAGCATCATACAAAAAACAACACCTCATATATTCAGATAATCTATGAAAAAGGTGACATGTAG
- a CDS encoding protein kinase domain-containing protein, translating to MKTNQEWKKQGIELKPGTKLTGKWHKKSYTIKSKLGSGAIGAVYLCESGGNPAALKISDKGSSMTVEVNVLKSLKKVQGHRLGPSLLDVDDWVSPYGPTYSFYVMEYLQGETLSSFVQKQGKEWTGVFMLQLLEDLERLHKSGWVFGDLKTDNLLVVHSPPRVRWVDVGGTTQMGRAIKEYTEFYDRGYWGMGSRRAEPSYDLFAFVMVFLNLYYPNRFEKGSQPEKTLFNKLHQVKALAPYSTPLKKAILGKYQSSAEMKQEITNRLYNVQKRTRSKRKAKKAPFFIEAGGITLVALGYYLFSLLL from the coding sequence ATGAAGACGAACCAGGAATGGAAGAAGCAGGGTATTGAATTAAAACCGGGAACGAAACTAACTGGCAAGTGGCATAAGAAGAGTTATACGATTAAAAGTAAGCTCGGTTCTGGTGCTATTGGAGCGGTATATTTATGTGAATCGGGCGGAAACCCTGCTGCATTAAAAATTAGTGATAAGGGTTCATCAATGACGGTTGAGGTCAATGTGTTGAAGTCGTTGAAGAAGGTCCAAGGACATCGTCTTGGGCCTTCTTTATTGGATGTAGATGATTGGGTGTCGCCCTATGGTCCAACTTATTCCTTTTACGTCATGGAGTACCTGCAAGGTGAGACACTATCTTCTTTCGTACAAAAACAAGGGAAAGAGTGGACGGGTGTGTTTATGCTTCAACTGCTTGAAGATCTGGAACGTTTGCATAAATCGGGCTGGGTTTTCGGTGATTTAAAGACAGATAACCTTCTCGTCGTTCATTCGCCTCCAAGGGTCCGCTGGGTTGATGTTGGCGGCACAACTCAAATGGGGCGCGCAATCAAAGAATATACGGAGTTTTATGATCGAGGTTATTGGGGAATGGGATCAAGACGTGCGGAGCCAAGTTATGATTTGTTTGCATTTGTAATGGTTTTTTTAAATTTGTATTATCCGAACCGTTTTGAAAAAGGTTCTCAACCTGAAAAAACGCTTTTTAATAAGTTACACCAGGTAAAAGCATTGGCTCCATATAGTACCCCTCTAAAAAAGGCAATCTTAGGAAAGTATCAATCTAGTGCCGAAATGAAACAAGAAATAACGAATCGTTTATACAATGTCCAAAAAAGAACTCGTTCGAAAAGAAAAGCTAAAAAAGCACCATTCTTCATAGAAGCAGGAGGCATTACGTTAGTTGCATTAGGTTACTACCTTTTTTCTCTACTTTTATAG